One window of the Penaeus monodon isolate SGIC_2016 chromosome 1, NSTDA_Pmon_1, whole genome shotgun sequence genome contains the following:
- the LOC119575844 gene encoding thiamine transporter 1-like isoform X2 — translation MEVWQKTCLLLCLYGFLKELRPSEPFLTEYLKGPQHNLTEDQIYIQVYPVWTYSYLSLLVVVFLLTDLLRYKPMIVFEGIGYIATWGLLLWAGGVGWMQLMEFCYGIATSTEVAYFTYIYAQVSGVYYQRVTSFTRAALLTGRFMSGLLAQVLTSTGAMDYHTLNYFSFTSVSLAFIVACFLPSVKTSIYFHRRDYLPSSDDSAHLHSDDDGQITTKLRKVVSLIWQDFKSAYSNKYLLKWSIWWAFATCGNFQVGNYIQPLWEEIAPMEETENLYNGAVEATQTLLSALSAFSVGYFHLNWSLFGEGTLALISLIDGIVLLFMGLTSWIWVAYINYILFRVSYQVLITIASYQVAKELRADSYGLIFGINMFVALFLQSILTFVVVQVLEIGVKLQFIIYGAYFMVLAFFFFILSAYTCGRLGISGMRELGVWEKNPQEENQEPPVGTTEAV, via the exons ATGGAAGTATGGCAGAAGACATGCCTTTTACTGTGCCTGTATGGTTTCCTGAAGGAGCTGCGTCCTTCAGAGCCATTCCTCACCGAGTACCTGAAGGGACCCCAACACAACCTCACGGAAGATCAG atatacatacaagtatacccAGTATGGACATATTCCTACCTATCTCTGCTGGTGGTCGTGTTCCTTCTGACGGACCTCCTGCGATACAAACCGATGATTGTGTTTGAGGGCATTGGCTACATAGCCACATGGGGCCTTCTGCTGTGGGCAGGTGGTGTTGGCTGGATGCAGCTTATGGAGTTCTGTTATGGTATAGCTACATCTACCGAAGTGGCTTACTTCACCTACATTTATGCTCAAGTTTCTGGAGTATATTATCAGCGTGTGACGAGTTTCACACGGGCGGCTCTCCTTACCGGGAGGTTTATGTCAGGGTTGTTGGCTCAG GTACTTACGTCAACAGGTGCAATGGATTATCATACGCTGAATTATTTCTCATTTACAAGTGTGTCGTTGGCCTTCATTGTCGCTTGTTTTCTGCCGTCCGTAAAAACTAGCATTTATTTTCATCGAAGAGACTATCTTCCCAGCAGTGATGACTCTGCACATCTTCACAGCGATGATGATGGACAAATAACCACAAAATTGAGAAag GTTGTGAGCTTGATCTGGCAAGATTTTAAGAGTGCCTACAGTAACAAATACCTCCTGAAATGGTCCATCTGGTGGGCATTTGCGACCTGTGGGAATTTCCAAGTAGGGAACTACATCCAGCCTCTGTGGGAAGAGATCGCGCCCATGGAAGAAACTGAGAACTTGTACAACGGGGCAGTGGAAGCTACGCAGACGTTATTAA GTGCTCTTTCTGCCTTCAGTGTGGGGTACTTCCACCTCAACTGGTCCCTGTTTGGCGAGGGGACCTTAGCCCTGATCTCCCTCATCGACGGCATTGTGCTCCTCTTCATGGGTCTGACTTCGTGGATCTGGGTGGCGTACATCAATTATATTCTCTTCAGGGTCTCCTACCAAGTACTTATAACTATTGCAAG TTACCAAGTTGCAAAAGAGCTCAGAGCTGACAGCTATGGCCTTATATTTGGAATCAACATGTTCGTTGCGCTCTTCCTTCAGTCCATCCTAACCTTTGTTGTGGTTCAGGTGCTCGAAATCGGAGTGAAGTTACAG TTCATCATCTATGGGGCTTACTTCATGgtcctcgccttcttcttcttcattctgtcAGCATACACCTGCGGCAGACTGGGCATATCAGGCATGCGGGAGCTGGGAGTGTGGGAGAAGAATCCGCAGGAGGAAAATCAAGAACCTCCTGTTGGAACCACAGAAGCTgtttag
- the LOC119576064 gene encoding G-protein coupled receptor 143-like: MCIITSVIIHYFYTATYCWTFLYALDVKLVMHEKRISHRMYHAVAWTIPLILCLIGLLILYLPDLNCHSQAVNPYLRFLPNYLSSFIPIVVVMIGNPILYCIAFSKVEKQIMSARGRFTQSERRVVDGLRKKFFLINGVFYLCWLPNIINGIVLWTSWNNLPKAFIITVWYLMAILNPLQAVFNSMVYRSWEAGSEISKPSWLPSRLWPKHSSQQLEVPNANVDDLYKDQVPEQEESIEDSSPQRSVSMKLSHERTPLLHSLSKDGVNQSQFEVTNSQTAPKSYT, encoded by the exons ATGTGCATCATAACATCG GTTATTATCCACTATTTCTACACTGCAACATACTGCTGGACCTTCTTATATGCCCTGGATGTGAAGCTGGTAATGCATGAGAAGCGCATAAGCCATCGCATGTACCATGCAGTGGCTTGGACTATTCCGCTAATCCTGTGCCTCATAGGATTGCTCATCCTATATCTTCCTGATCTAAA CTGCCACAGTCAAGCCGTGAACCCGTACCTGAGATTTCTGCCAAATTATTTAAGCTCATTTATTCCCATTGTCGTTGTTATGATTGGCAACCCAATACTTTATTGCATAGCGTTCTCAAAGGTTGAAAAGCAGATAATGTCAGCCAGAGGGAG GTTCACCCAATCGGAGCGGCGGGTTGTCGATGGCCTGCGCAAGAAGTTCTTCCTGATCAATGGAGTTTTTTATCTCTGCTGGTTGCCAAATATCATCAACGGCATCGTCTTGTGGACGTCGTGGAATAATCTTCCGAAAGCATTTATCATAACAGTGTGGTATCTTatg GCAATCCTAAATCCTCTTCAGGCCGTGTTTAACTCCATGGTGTATCGCAGCTGGGAGGCAGGTAGTGAAATCTCAAAGCCCAGTTGGTTACCATCAAGATTATGGCCAAAGCACTCATCACAACAGCTGGAGGTGCCGAATGCCAATGTTGATGATCTTTATAAAGATCAG GTTCCTGAACAAGAAGAGTCTATAGAAGATTCTTCTCCCCAGCGTTCTGTTTCTATGAAGTTGTCACATGAACGAACACCATTACTGCACTCTTTGTCAAAAGATGGAGTTAATCAAAGCCAGTTTGAGGTCACCAATAGCCAGACTGCACctaaatcatatacataa
- the LOC119573787 gene encoding extensin-like, protein MSQIDHVVRGIFSLWSPAPLEPCPVGAPPLWSPAPLEPCPFGALPCWSPAPLEPCPFGAPPLWSPPPPNPFGAPPLWSPAPLDPPPPIPFGALPLWSPAPLEPRPFGAPPLWSPALLEPCPFGALPLWSPALLEPCPVGALPLWSPAPLEPRPLESCPVGALPLWTPAPLESCPVGALPLWNPAPLEPCPFGPWSPAPMDPPPTPLEPCPFGPPPPTPLEPCPFRAPPLWNPRPFEAPPLWNPAPLEPCPFEGHLSVANV, encoded by the exons ATGTCACAAATCGACCATGTGGTGAGAG GGATCTTCTCCCTTTGGAGCCCCGCCCCTTTGGAGCCCTGCCCTGTTGGAGCCCCGCCCCTTTGGAGCCCCGCCCCTTTGGAGCCCTGCCCCTTTGGAGCCCTGCCCTGTTGGAGCCCTGCCCCTTTGGAGCCCTGCCCCTTTGGAGCCCCGCCGCtttggagcccccccccccccaacccctttggaGCCCCGCCCCTTTGGAGCCCCGCCcctttggacccccccccccccatcccctttggaGCCCTGCCCCTTTGGAGCCCTGCCCCTTTGGAGCCCCGCCCCTTTGGAGCCCCGCCCCTTTGGAGTCCTGCCCTGTTGGAGCCCTGCCCCTTTGGAGCCCTGCCCCTTTGGAGCCCTGCCCTGTTGGAGCCCTGCCCTGTTGGAGCCCTGCCCCTTTGGAGCCCCGCCCCTTTGGAGCCCCGCCCTTTGGAGTCCTGCCCTGTTGGAGCCCTGCCCCTTTGGACCCCTGCCCCTTTGGAGTCCTGCCCTGTTGGAGCCCTGCCCCTTTGGAACCCCGCCCCTTTGGAGCCCTGCCCCTTTGGACCCTGGAGCCCCGCCCCTAtggacccccccccaacccctttggaGCCCTGCCcctttggacccccccccccaacccctttggaGCCCTGCCCCTTTCGAGCCCCACCCCTTTGGAACCCCCGCCCCTTTGAAGCCCCGCCCCTTTGGAACCCCGCCCCTTTGGAGCCCTGCCCCTTTGAGGGTCACCTCAGCGTTGCCAATGTGTGA
- the LOC119575844 gene encoding thiamine transporter 1-like isoform X1, with protein MCRGRMEVWQKTCLLLCLYGFLKELRPSEPFLTEYLKGPQHNLTEDQIYIQVYPVWTYSYLSLLVVVFLLTDLLRYKPMIVFEGIGYIATWGLLLWAGGVGWMQLMEFCYGIATSTEVAYFTYIYAQVSGVYYQRVTSFTRAALLTGRFMSGLLAQVLTSTGAMDYHTLNYFSFTSVSLAFIVACFLPSVKTSIYFHRRDYLPSSDDSAHLHSDDDGQITTKLRKVVSLIWQDFKSAYSNKYLLKWSIWWAFATCGNFQVGNYIQPLWEEIAPMEETENLYNGAVEATQTLLSALSAFSVGYFHLNWSLFGEGTLALISLIDGIVLLFMGLTSWIWVAYINYILFRVSYQVLITIASYQVAKELRADSYGLIFGINMFVALFLQSILTFVVVQVLEIGVKLQFIIYGAYFMVLAFFFFILSAYTCGRLGISGMRELGVWEKNPQEENQEPPVGTTEAV; from the exons ATGTGCAG AGGCAGGATGGAAGTATGGCAGAAGACATGCCTTTTACTGTGCCTGTATGGTTTCCTGAAGGAGCTGCGTCCTTCAGAGCCATTCCTCACCGAGTACCTGAAGGGACCCCAACACAACCTCACGGAAGATCAG atatacatacaagtatacccAGTATGGACATATTCCTACCTATCTCTGCTGGTGGTCGTGTTCCTTCTGACGGACCTCCTGCGATACAAACCGATGATTGTGTTTGAGGGCATTGGCTACATAGCCACATGGGGCCTTCTGCTGTGGGCAGGTGGTGTTGGCTGGATGCAGCTTATGGAGTTCTGTTATGGTATAGCTACATCTACCGAAGTGGCTTACTTCACCTACATTTATGCTCAAGTTTCTGGAGTATATTATCAGCGTGTGACGAGTTTCACACGGGCGGCTCTCCTTACCGGGAGGTTTATGTCAGGGTTGTTGGCTCAG GTACTTACGTCAACAGGTGCAATGGATTATCATACGCTGAATTATTTCTCATTTACAAGTGTGTCGTTGGCCTTCATTGTCGCTTGTTTTCTGCCGTCCGTAAAAACTAGCATTTATTTTCATCGAAGAGACTATCTTCCCAGCAGTGATGACTCTGCACATCTTCACAGCGATGATGATGGACAAATAACCACAAAATTGAGAAag GTTGTGAGCTTGATCTGGCAAGATTTTAAGAGTGCCTACAGTAACAAATACCTCCTGAAATGGTCCATCTGGTGGGCATTTGCGACCTGTGGGAATTTCCAAGTAGGGAACTACATCCAGCCTCTGTGGGAAGAGATCGCGCCCATGGAAGAAACTGAGAACTTGTACAACGGGGCAGTGGAAGCTACGCAGACGTTATTAA GTGCTCTTTCTGCCTTCAGTGTGGGGTACTTCCACCTCAACTGGTCCCTGTTTGGCGAGGGGACCTTAGCCCTGATCTCCCTCATCGACGGCATTGTGCTCCTCTTCATGGGTCTGACTTCGTGGATCTGGGTGGCGTACATCAATTATATTCTCTTCAGGGTCTCCTACCAAGTACTTATAACTATTGCAAG TTACCAAGTTGCAAAAGAGCTCAGAGCTGACAGCTATGGCCTTATATTTGGAATCAACATGTTCGTTGCGCTCTTCCTTCAGTCCATCCTAACCTTTGTTGTGGTTCAGGTGCTCGAAATCGGAGTGAAGTTACAG TTCATCATCTATGGGGCTTACTTCATGgtcctcgccttcttcttcttcattctgtcAGCATACACCTGCGGCAGACTGGGCATATCAGGCATGCGGGAGCTGGGAGTGTGGGAGAAGAATCCGCAGGAGGAAAATCAAGAACCTCCTGTTGGAACCACAGAAGCTgtttag